Part of the Solwaraspora sp. WMMA2065 genome is shown below.
TTGACTGATTTGACGGTGGTCGGTGCCGACCCCGGTGATCCGCTGCTGCGGATCGAGGACGGCAGCGTGGAACTCGTCGGCTGCGACCTGCGTGGCGGCAGGATCGAGGTCATCGGGCACGCCCGCTCGGTGCTGCGCGAATGCCGGCTGACCGGTGCCCGGCTGGCCGGGCTGTATGCCACCGGAAACGCCGCAGTCCTACTCGAACGGTGTGTCGTCACGGACGTCGACGGCATAGGTGTGGTGGCCGGCGAATCGGCGCAGACGACTCTGCGTGACATGTGGATCGACTCCGTCACCGGGTCGGGCGTTCGGGCACGTGGCACCGCCCGGATCGAGTTGCTCCGCTGTACGGTCGTCGCGGCTGGACGCAACGGGATCCGGGCCGAAGAGTCGGCGTCGGTCACCGGGTTGGACGTCACCGTGAGTCGCAGCAGTGGAGACTCGGTGTTCACCTTCGGGTCGGCGCGGACGGAGCTGACCGGGTGTCGGCTGATTGACCCCGCCGCCGCAGGCGCAGTCGCCGCCGACCGGTCGCAACTGGTCCTGAACCGCTGCGAGGTGGACCGGGCTGGCGCGACCGGAGTGGTGTGCCGGGACGAGGCCGAGGTCAACATCTCCGCCGGATCGGTGCGCGGCTGCGCCGGCAACGGGGTCTTCGTCACCGATAGCGGTACGGTGACTCTCACCGACACCCTGCTGGGCGACTCGACGTACAGCGTGCTGCACGTCGGCGGCACCGGCCGACTGACCGCCACCGGCGCCCTGGTGGGGCCATCGGCGGAGCATGGGCTGCACGCCATCGGGGCAGGTAGCGTCGAGTTGGCCGGCGGCTGGGTGCGTGGCTGCGGGCTCGCCGGACTGAGCACCGCCGACAGCGCCGGGGTGACGGCCACGGGCACCGTGCTGGCCGGCAACCGCAACGGGGTGGTCGTCGGCTCGGACCGGCCTGTGCGACTGACCGGCTGTGTGGTTGACGCCAGCAGCCGAGCCGGCGTTCAGGTCGGCGTCGGTGCCGCCGTGGAGCTGGACGACTGCCGTATCGACCGGGCCGGCACCGCCGGGATCGTCTTCGAGCAGGACAGCGGGGGCACCGTGGAGCGGTGCGCGGTGCGTGACGCCGAAGGCTCCGGCATCGTGGTGTGGACCGGGGCCAGCCCACAGGTGACAGCCACGTCGTGTACGGCGGGTGCGAAGAACGCGTTGTTCGTCGCCGAGGGCGGCGGCGGCCGGTACGTCGACTGCGTCTTCACTGACAGCGCGTATCCGGCGATCCATATCGGGGCCGGGGCGACACCGACCATCACGCGCGCCCGGATCCGCGACACCGAACTCGACGTCGATGTGGACCCGCAGGCCCAGCCGGTCTTCGAGGAGATCCGGCTGACCGACGTGGCCAGGTCATTGTTGCCGCCGAGCGCACTGGCCGCCAGCGGTGATCCCGGCGTCCCGGCGGTGGCCGGGGCTCCGGCTGCCGGTGCCGTGCTGGCCGAGGCAGCTCCGACTGAGGCGGCCCGACCTACCGAGGCAGACCTGCCGGATCTGCTGGCCGAGCTGGACGCGTTGGTCGGCCTGGACCGGGTCAAGCAGGATGTGCAGGCACAGATCAAACTCATGCAGACGGTACGTCGACGCCGGGAGGCCGGGCTCGCCGCGCCGCCATTGAGCCGGCACCTGGTCTTCGCCGGAAACCCCGGCACCGGCAAGACCACTGTGGCCCGCCTCTACGGCCGGCTGCTCGCCGCGTTGGGCATGCTGGAGCGCGGCCACCTCGTCGAGGCCGACCGGACCACGATGGTCGGCGAGTACGTCGGGCACACCGGCCCCCGTACCCAGGCGGTCTTCCGCCGGGCACTCGGCGGAGTCCTCTTCATCGACGAGGCCTACTCGCTGGTTCCACCCGGTCACACCAACGACTTCGGGCAGGAAGCCATCGCCACGCTGGTCAAGCTCATGGAGGATTACCGCGACGACGTGGTGGTGATCGTGGCCGGCTACCCCCTCGAGATGAGCCGCTTCATCGCCTCGAACCCGGGCCTGGCCTCCCGGTTCTCCCGGACTCTGACGTTCGAGGACTACGGGTCCACCGAGCTGACCGACATCGTCGAGGCACAGTGCCGGCAGCACGAGTACCAGCTCGCCGACGACGCGCGGGCCGCCGTCCACGACCTGTTCGCTGCGATCAACCACGGCCACGGGTTCGGCAACGGCCGCGCCGCGCGCCAGATCTTTCAGCGGATGACCGAACACCAGGCGCAGCGGGTGGCCGATCTCACCGACCCGTCGACCGATGACCTGCTGAGACTCACCGCGTCCGATGTGCCGGCCGCCGGTTCGGTGGCCTGACCGGTTTCCACGGCCAGAGATGAGGTATCCGATGGAGATCATCGAGGGCGAGCGTCGGCCGACCCACGCCGACCTGGTCACCTGGTACGAGCGGGTACTGGTGCCGCAGAGCCGGCCAGCGCTGCAGCGGTACGCCCGGCGGCTGATGCCAGGCGATCCGCACCGGGCCGAGGATCTGGTCCAGGAAACGCTGCTGCGGGCCTGGCGTAATCTGGCCTCGGTGGCCAGCGCCCGGTCGCCGCAGGCCTGGCTGTCGCGGGTCGCCCACAACCTCAGCGTCGACCAGGCCCGGCGGGTGACGGCTCGCCCTGCCGAGGTCAGCGAGGACGTCACCGCCATGGCCTGGCAGCCGGCGGAGAACCTCTTCGACGCAGCTCTGGACCGGGTCGCGCTGGAGCCGGCGCTGCGTAGCCTCTCGGCCGTGCACCGCGAGGCGCTGCTCCTGGTCTACTACCAGGACCGTACGCATCGCGAGGTGGCTGGGGTGCTCGGCGTACCCCCGGGCACGGTGAAGTCACGCACCCACAACGCCACCCGCGAACTGCAACGGGCGTTGAGCCAGCATGGCGTGACCGGCCGCGCCGCTGCCTGACCTGACTCGGCGCGGACGGCACCGGCGACTGGTTCAGGCAGCCGACGCCTCCGGTGCCACCTCGTCGAACTGGACCGGGACCGCACCTCACGCCTCGGCGTCGCCGGGGATCGGCTCGATCGGCCTACCCAGGGTGATCTGATCGACTCGGTGCCGGTGCAGCGCGGACAGACCCTCCGCGAGGTGACCGGCCAGGTCGGGGTCGACCGGTGTGTCCACCACCGGAACGAGGCGGACCCAGGCACCGGGAACGCGGCTCCCACCGATCCTGCCGGCCAGCAGTGTGCCGAGCTCAGCCAGCAGCGCCGGGCTGGTCGGGACCAGGACGTGCGCCGGGGAGCCGGCCGGTGGCAGCGGTAGCAGATCTGCTCCGGCCCGGTATACGACGACCAGTTCGCCGCCGGCGGCGGGCGGGACGAGACCCCCGGCGGCACCGCCCATCGACCAGATACCTGCCGCGCGATCGATCGGCCGGAGATCACGCGGCCAGATCGACAGCCACATGTCGTCCCGTGCGACGAGATCTTCCAGGTCGTCCCTGTCCAACCCATGGTCGAGGTTCAACTCCACCAGTCGCTGCAACCGCGTCGGATCGACGTCGCCGTACCAATCGGAACTGACGGTCTGTAGCAGCCGTTGCAGCCCAGCTTCTCCGGTGAGGAACCGGCCGTCATAGTGGTAGGCCGCCAGCACCCGGTGCGCTGCCTCCAGCCGCTGCGGTGTCAGCTCGAACACTCCGTACGCGCGGGCCGCCAGGTAACCGGCGGCGAGCAGGTTGTGCCGAGCCACTCGCTCGCCGCCTGCCCCGGCCGTGACAGGCGCG
Proteins encoded:
- a CDS encoding right-handed parallel beta-helix repeat-containing protein; this encodes MVRLKGRRAGADPDVVRVAPGERGAAQNIAAGLRAASAGQTVLVAPGRYHEDLFIGTAARVRAEQGPGSVSLAPRTPVRITAAATLTDLTVVGADPGDPLLRIEDGSVELVGCDLRGGRIEVIGHARSVLRECRLTGARLAGLYATGNAAVLLERCVVTDVDGIGVVAGESAQTTLRDMWIDSVTGSGVRARGTARIELLRCTVVAAGRNGIRAEESASVTGLDVTVSRSSGDSVFTFGSARTELTGCRLIDPAAAGAVAADRSQLVLNRCEVDRAGATGVVCRDEAEVNISAGSVRGCAGNGVFVTDSGTVTLTDTLLGDSTYSVLHVGGTGRLTATGALVGPSAEHGLHAIGAGSVELAGGWVRGCGLAGLSTADSAGVTATGTVLAGNRNGVVVGSDRPVRLTGCVVDASSRAGVQVGVGAAVELDDCRIDRAGTAGIVFEQDSGGTVERCAVRDAEGSGIVVWTGASPQVTATSCTAGAKNALFVAEGGGGRYVDCVFTDSAYPAIHIGAGATPTITRARIRDTELDVDVDPQAQPVFEEIRLTDVARSLLPPSALAASGDPGVPAVAGAPAAGAVLAEAAPTEAARPTEADLPDLLAELDALVGLDRVKQDVQAQIKLMQTVRRRREAGLAAPPLSRHLVFAGNPGTGKTTVARLYGRLLAALGMLERGHLVEADRTTMVGEYVGHTGPRTQAVFRRALGGVLFIDEAYSLVPPGHTNDFGQEAIATLVKLMEDYRDDVVVIVAGYPLEMSRFIASNPGLASRFSRTLTFEDYGSTELTDIVEAQCRQHEYQLADDARAAVHDLFAAINHGHGFGNGRAARQIFQRMTEHQAQRVADLTDPSTDDLLRLTASDVPAAGSVA
- a CDS encoding sigma-70 family RNA polymerase sigma factor, with translation MEIIEGERRPTHADLVTWYERVLVPQSRPALQRYARRLMPGDPHRAEDLVQETLLRAWRNLASVASARSPQAWLSRVAHNLSVDQARRVTARPAEVSEDVTAMAWQPAENLFDAALDRVALEPALRSLSAVHREALLLVYYQDRTHREVAGVLGVPPGTVKSRTHNATRELQRALSQHGVTGRAAA